In Candidatus Neomarinimicrobiota bacterium, the following are encoded in one genomic region:
- a CDS encoding succinate--CoA ligase subunit alpha, with protein sequence GEIGGTAEEEAAAWIEETGFAKPVVAFVAGRTAPPGRRMGHAGAIISGGQGTAQSKMEALQAAGIQVCDSPATIGATVKQAIA encoded by the coding sequence TGGTGAGATCGGTGGCACTGCCGAGGAAGAGGCCGCGGCCTGGATCGAGGAGACCGGTTTTGCCAAGCCGGTAGTGGCTTTCGTTGCCGGGCGGACAGCTCCCCCGGGCCGACGCATGGGCCACGCCGGGGCCATTATCTCCGGGGGGCAGGGCACCGCCCAGAGCAAGATGGAGGCCCTGCAGGCGGCCGGAATCCAGGTCTGCGATAGTCCGGCCACAATTGGAGCAACGGTCAAACAGGCTATAGCCTAA